From the Papaver somniferum cultivar HN1 chromosome 2, ASM357369v1, whole genome shotgun sequence genome, the window GATGATTTTCTTTGAATCCCGAGGTGCTCTCTATTTCTACAAGACAATGTGTATTTCAATAGGATGCACAATAGCTATTGTCCAATTTCTCGTAGAGAAAAAATTCGATATTAGTACAAATGAACATATCAGCTTTCTGGCCTATAAATAGCATCCTAGTTCCCGTCGTCAAATTCCCCCCTCTTAAAGAACCCAAAACCCAGCAACGAAAACCCCCGTTGCATGAGAAGATCAATCACCATTTTCAAACCTCCGAACCTTGCTTTGCTCTTCTGataaattttcttagttttgtgatCTTGTGATGAGAAGAAAGCAAGGCATTCAATTTTTTTCGGTCTCGATCTCCGACCAAGTCACAACAATATCATCTTCCCGGGCAACTCTTCCTTCTGATTTCGGCTTTATTTCTATATTAGGTTTAGATATACttattttaattttagtaatgtcTCTTTTCAGTACTAGATATAGTAGGTCGATTCCAGATTAAAATCTGTGTTATCAATATCTTGTGATCCTTCCTCAAGATATGttattttgggtttttgtttATGATGTGATGTGTGTTTGCCACACTAGTAATGCTCTTGGTTACCACAAATTTGACAATATCTTTTTCCACTGCGTGATTAAGTTCCAATGTGTATTCCGACGAGCTTATTTTTTTACCATCCGGAGAGGATATGTAGAAAATTTAACTTTTTGGCATCTCTTCAgatcaatttcaaaaaaaaatatttcggggTTAGGTTTACCTCTTTCTCTGTTCAGTTATACAACTAGGGGTTAGATTCTAGTATCAACTATATGACTAAGGATACATAggaaacaacatcaacatcaacatcatcaacaagttCATCAACCACAACAAATGCGAAAAAAACACAAACGTTGATTCAGGCAGTTTCATCCAGATCCAGACCAAAAAAGACTGGTTAATAAAACCATTGTTACTTTAATTATTGTTGCTCAagatattttttttagatttatttgtacAATATTGTTGTTATGAAAACTTTAGTTTCCATGTAAACTAGGCTTacattttcatgaaatcatgggGTTGAATCCAACCATTTCTTTATGcggtaaaaaaatatttttttgtttcgaAACTAGTCAGGCCCTTGATACAATTTGGTCTTCTTAGAATTATGGAATGGATTTTAAGTCTATAAATTTAGGATGGATAGTcaagaattggtggagatgtATTGGATTCAATAATTGTGTAATAATCTTGTAACTGTTTCGGATTTTCAAAATTCACAATATCATATTTGTATGGTTCTGAGGTTTTTACtcttttatataaataaataggCTTTATAGCCTATGAATTAATGCCAATAAGAAAGGACAACGCAAAGAAAAACTGACCTCTTTAACTTTCGTTAACCGGACATTTCTCATAAAATATTCAAGAAAGATTCACTCATTCATCCCACAGTCATGGACAAAGATGTACCGTATCATACTTTAGATACCGTCAAACTTCATTGAaagaaattaattaaaatatctaACTCTTCAAAAATCACAATAAAAGTAGACTAATTATTTTTAACACCGCAAGGAGTTGGGATTCATTGCACACATAGGTCTAAGATTTGTAGAAATAATGCAAGAATAAAAGTGAGGACTAAGAGAATATGTGGGGGAAGCTAACCCCATCCAGTTGAACAATTGTTACTTTATAGTCGAACTTTAAAATTCTGATTTAATCCAATATATAggaaaaaatataattcatatttGAGTTAAATGTAACCTGACTAAATACAACCCTAATTATTTTTTACCATTTTTCCACACACAACCGAACAATGTAGATTTTTGATTTCTCTTAATCCTTTTTACCactgatttaattaaattttttttttaataaacttgCAAATCTTATTTCCTAGATTTTGGTTTACGACCACCACGAGCGGTGTGATAGCATGGGTTCTCTTTCTTGAAGGGAGTTTAAATAAACCAGATGATAAGAGTGATTGGATACGAATaaagagaaaacaagaaaaaaaagatcGATTCTTATTGCCAAATCAAAATTGAAAGAAGGATTGTTTAATCAATTTAACTAAAACAGAGTGAAATAGCCTCCTAATTATTCGTTTCATAATGCTACATTTGGTTAAATCAGTACTATATTATTTTTATGCCGAACCCCAAAATACTCTTTCCTCTTTTATGCTTTTAGATTAAAAAAAATTCTCCTGCAACCATTTAAGTTTTAACTATTAAAAAAGATAATATAAAAATTTAATCGGTATATTTGAACTTAACTTTTGACTAATTGTTATCGAACATCAaatatttctttttgattcagtGAAGAAGTAAAGTATATTAAACATTTGATATTGTTTTGATTCAATGGATAAGTAAAATATATTAAACATTCCCTAACTATAACATTACGGTTATGGTAATTACCAAAAAAAATGTAGTTACTTTTGGGTTACATCTAGGTTAcgaatttttgatattttttaggttatatttagttaattttgaaatgaaagaaaaatgaaaagtcTAAAAGTAGAATATCAGATGTATCTAACTCAAAAGAGGGTCGTATTAAACCAGTGAATCAACTATACGAGCGAATCAATATTAAAATTTACAATTATACTAACTATTTATAGTGTTAATCACACTATATTATTCTTATTATTTTGTTTACTCAGAAAAAGGACAATATATTAGATAAAAGGAAACAGGTTGCTACAAAGCAGTGGTACACCGAAAAAGTACAAAATAGTAACGTTACCAAGTAGCCAATAAAAACATACCAAGATAAGGCTTCAGAGAaacaaaactgaaaaacaaaaacactaaACAGATCCTAATATGCCATCCCAATTATGCAACACCCGGTCAAGGGAAATAGAGTCAAAGATATTAGTGCCTAAAGACCAATTGTGAAGAAGGCATTTAACTTCATCTAACAACATCTTCCAGTATTTATAGTTGTCTTGgaaaatccttctatttctctcatTCCAAACTGTCCACCAGATTTCGAATGAAATCATACTCCAAAGGTTGTGTTCCAGTTTCTTTCCTTTCGTTTTATTCCATTCCCACGTAGTAGCCCTAATATCCTCTCTGAAAACCCAAATTTATCtgaatctagataaaaaaaaaatccaaatcttCCTTGTTTTTTCACAATGTAAAAACAAACGTGAATTGGATTCATCAGTTTTTTTACAAAGAATGCATCCATTAATAACAATCGAattccttaatttatcaaaagttgGCGCAGCATTGTAACATAGGGTCCATGTGGAAAAATTTACTTTTTGAGGCACTCTATGATTCCACACATTCTTATAAGGAAATGTGAGCAACCTCTTAAAGAGTTACCTGCATTCCATGATAGAGAATCATCACTCATATTAAAAGGCATTGTTTTATCAATAATCTGAAGTAACTCAGCAACCAAAACTACCAAAACTTcaccattcccttaagccagttatgcactcctgataggagggaTTGGGAGCTTTCAAAGAATGGcagattttcttcaaaatctgctTACTTTGGATTAAGAGGGTCTGGACCCTCCCCTAGTAATAAACTCTAGAAGTGCATTTGGAAAATTAATGTTCCTCACCGTATTCATATTTTTACTTGGAAAGCTGCCAGAAATGTGTTGCCTGCTAAAACTGTTTTACAAACTAGGATACGTATGCACTCTGTCTATTGTAGTAGATGCTCTGAACCTTATGAGTCCATTATGCATGCTCTTGTCCCGTGTCCCTTTGCTAGTCATGTTTGGATTCTGGCCTCTTTATGTGCCAATACTTCtgctttctcttcaatttctatgATCGATTCGTTGAATTTTTGATTGGTGGACCCTAACACTAGAATTCCTATTTATAGACATTGCATGTTTGTTGATGTCCCGTGGTCTTTATGGACTAGTATAAACAATTTAGTATTTAGAAACCTTCAGGAAAATCATGTTGTTGTCATCCATAGAGATAAGGCTATGCTCCCCACTGTTAAAATCAGAACTCAAAACCCACCTAGTCATATCATTTCTTTTAGTGACCACAGAGTGCCCCCTACTTTTGGTTGGATTAAATGGAACACTGATGATGCTTATAATGACACTACTAAGGATAATGGTGCAGGAGACGTGATGAGGGATTTCTCCAGCAAGGCTTCTTTATGTGCTTCTACTGCGTTTGATGTGGAATCTGCTGAAGATACTGAAGCTAGAGCTATCTGGGATGTTTTGAAGAAGGTTTTGGAATTAAAGCTAACTCCCATCATAGTGGAAAGTGATGCTCAAGACCTGGTTTCCCAATTCTCTACTGGATGCTTTGATGGGAATCCTAGAACTGATGCAATCTTTAAAGACATTCAATTTTTTGCTTCTTCTCTTAGTGACTGTATTTTCTATTTTCAACCAAGAACTTGCAATTATGTTGCTCATGAACTAGCCaaatgggaaaaaaaaaacaagtcgcCTATGTACTGGTCCATCCCTCCTGTTTGGCTTAGGCCTTTGGTGAGGAAGACCATTAGCCTttgcttattaaaaaaaaaaatcacctaaaTTTCTTTTAGATTTATGGAAAAATTTAGCTTCCAAGCAGCATTGTTGTTATTATTAACCCAGTACGGCAAACTGACAATGATTGAAAAAGAAACCTAGGATAACTTCATGTCCAAAGCAATGAAAGCAGCTAGACCACTGATGGCTTCATGACGTGCTAAAGACCCCTTAAGTCAATATTTTATGGAACCCAAAACTTGGTGTTCGAGAAAGAAAACCCCGTGGCAGCATTTTCattaattaaaatcaaacctactgTATGTGCATTAATTAGATACAAACAAACAGAGACAAGAGAGGAAGAATGGCTAACATTTTAGATTAGTAAACCATTTTCATTATCAATGGAAACTCCgccattaacactaattaaagtAATTTTGTTCGATGGCATCAGTTACTTGAGTTCAAAATTGGTCGGCACCAAACAAAAACATCTAACACAACTTCTTACATAGTCACCACTAACCCGTTTTTGCTTAGAGTAATCTAATTAATGTTACTACTTGGGTTAGTTGAGAAAAGGAAACTAACAACTACATGCTCTCCAGACTCTCCACAGTCGTCCGCACATGATATGAAATAGCACGGTGTAATTTTGGTGGATTCTGGTAGTACATGGGCTACATGGGTGGATGGGCCTGGTATACTTGAGTGCACAATCGGTGACCAGCTGTCCACCGACAGCCCTCCGAGTTTGAATCTTCAGATTGTTTGGAGAAGAATCCAATTTATAGGGAAACTATTGATAtcattttttatgattattttagtATGTTTCACATTGTGTTAATGGGTTATAGTTATTCGGTTTCAAGTTGTTGTCCTGATTTAAGACTCAGTTCGAGTGACACCAATTAGATATGAGTGCGTATTCATTGTTCCAACTGGAGAAACACCAAATAATAGAAAGCACCTGCAATAATACCTCAATCACACCAAGGTGCTTTATTTGTAGAAGAGTTTGACTGGGGTACCAGGGCCATTTCTGAAATTTAGATGGCCCTGGGCGAAGAAcgtttagaacgattttttgacAGTTTTCATATATAGATAAGCTATAtgatttcatgataatgtttaCTTATATAATACTAAAATAAAAAGAGTTTATATCAATTATATAATTTATATCTTTAGAAATTATAAAGCTTTTTGCATCCCCGTGTAAAAATTGAAGCTATCAACTTGCTAAGATCCGATTTCCGATAATTAAAAATAACTTCCAACATGATCGTGTCGGAAGCACTAACATCGTTATTTAAATCTCTGTCTCTTAGATTCTTGTTAGCAATCATCAATCAATTTTGAAATAATTTATGTCTAAATTTTCTAATATTGATACAAAATATtcgaaagaaaatagaaaaattatgaaataattaaaaaatatgtTATGAATCTAAGTTTAATGACTAAGATGCCCTTGTGCATAAGATGAAGGTTTACATATATTTGGGTATTAAGTTTTCCACCCATATAAATACAGGCTTAAAAACTATGTTATTGTTACACATGTATGAATATAATTTTCTCTTCCTCTTTTTCTCTACTTCTGTCTCTTCTTTATTTTATAACACGTTGTCAACATGTAGTTCTAATAACTGAGTTTTCCATCGACTTATcaatttctttttattatttttagaatataaccgatcgttttctttgtttttgtgaaaactttttttttatttaggtaactttatttatttttacatcTAAACTTAAAACTTTTTAGTTTGCGTcataaatcatatttttttaatttgtatCATAAATCATATGATATGATGTATATGAAAACAATACTTATGAATGTTTGTATGGTATCTTGATTTATTATAATCCCACTAAATCCTTTTCTTATTTGATAATCTAATCACTTGTACACCTTTACATCAATTTTGTATACAGTTCAtaacgaaaaataaaataaaaaattggaaacATTTATCATATTGGTATTATATTATCCCTATTAACTAAAGAAGGTTTTTTCATGTTGCAACAAGACTTGTCATGTTTGAAAATTATATCTGATTGGTTAATAATAAGATATGAATAGTAGTTCGTTTGAAAATCATCTGAAACAGTTAGATATCTTTGTTGAATACATCAAGTATTAcctattattttatttatatatgctAGTTTGATTAAACCTTTTGCTTTAGGTTATGAATGACCTAACGAGCAAAGGAtactgaaatgacgagggtatcgAGTACATTGCAATCTTTTCTTATCAACCTATGCAGACACACCTTGTGTAATTTTACCAAAACAATAATGGCCAAATAATTAATTCAATGAGATGTAACTTGGCATATAGTCCATGTTCGTGACCGAACTAAATAAGGACTCTTACCAAGTGAATTAACGTACaaatgtatttactttaattaaagataaataatataatgtggaAGTAAAGTAAAACACGCAACACACGAGATTTTGTTaacaaatttggtttttattcacataTATTAATGTATTCGTATCTTGGCACTTTATTGAACAAACTTCATCAAatacttctgcaaatcatctccaaGAAATTAGGAATCCATGACATAGTTTCTCAATGGGTTTAAAGAAGCATGAAGACTCGAGAACACTATTATTCGTAGAAAATACCTCTTGTGAAACACTAAAGAAGACTACATTAACTAGCATACTTTTTCACCAAAGCATTGCTATATCCAGCACTCAAGAAATTTTTTCATCAAAATAAGAAAGTCTCAACTCAAATATTTGCAGGCCAAGATTTTATTGAAGTACTCATCAAGGGAAGCGCCATCGTCAAAGGCGCACTTACTGGACTTTTCGTGTTGTATTCTTtttcttcgtcaaggttttatcaaTGTGTTTTCCTTGGTTTTAACGAAGCAACATCTTCGTATCCAATACTGTTTTAAGTATTTATATGCTTACGTAatttcaaatttttctttttttgatttttcatgcTATATCATAATGGTTTAGACACAGTGGTCAACATGACGAGTATTGTAAACATAAATTTATTCAATAAGATGTCATTGTATTTAAGATTAGGGTTTCCATATACTTGGATACTAAGTCTTGTATCCTTATAAATAAGAGCTCAAAACTATGTAATTACACACatataaataaaattttctcGTATTCTTCTTTCTCCGTATTTTtgtatcttctttattttataaaaaaatgaaTAATATTTACCAGTTTGCTTTACAGTAAGATGGGGATTGAATTCTTAAGGTTCTACTTCTTAACAACGTGAATTAATTGAATTGAGAAGACACACAAAACACTATTTGTGTAAGACGTACAATACATTTGCTCCTTATCTTGGGCTTACTGAGTTGTTTAATATTAGCCCATAATTTTTGGGCTTCAAGATagtattcttttcttttcttttgatatcCTGGACTCGCCCAGGTTGCTAGGCTTATCCAGACCCTGATCCGAGCAGCAAGGACCAGTGAGAAGGCAAAAGCAACTCGGCCATCTGAACCGAAGCAGGATATAAAGAAACAGAAACTGCAGCTGAAGTACTGCTGAAGAGGATAAAGAATTAAAAGGACGCATGCATATACAACAACGAAGGATAAAAAGCAAAAGCAGAAAAAGAAACTGTAGCAGAGGAAGGTGGCAATGGATAACTGATAACTCAAGCAAATGTAGAGGCAAACAAGCAAAGTGATACCATGGGTAAAAGTAAGTGCACCATAAGTAACTAAAAGTGAGGAAGATGCGACATGGTCTAAACCCAATGGAACCAGGAACGATATAGAAAATCTCAAGACTCCAGAAGTTGCAGAATGGAACAAATAAATCAAGAACATAAACCCATTCTGACGATGCTAAGAACGAGAAAATGAAACTGAGGGAGCTGGGATCACTGGAGAGGAGTTGCCACAGGCAAGCGCAGAAGAGGAGAAAAGCATGATCATAGGTGCCTTTCCTAAAGAAGCAAACAATCACATGGGAGAGGAGAAGCAAAATGAAACCGCACCTGTAGTTTTGGCAGCAAGAGAGGAGAATGAAGAACAAGTGAAATGAGGGGGACGTGATGCACAACAGTCTACGGGACCTGCGTTATACCACCATGGTAAATTTCGTAGAGGGAGCGCTTTTACGAGTATGAATCCACAAATGTTTTATACTTTATTTACCAACTTCGGCAAAACACTGGTCTTAGCAGTAAATTTCTGGTTCCCAGGTTAGACAAATGTTAACTGAGAGTAAGCCTATTATACAAAACTCAGACATTATAGTGGAATATTATAGAGTAATTACAGGTAAGTGATCATGATTGAGCTCAATCAATGTTCATAGAAGGTATGTATGGATGCTGTAAGAATGAACATTTTTGAACAGTTAACAAAACTTTCAAAATTCCTCAATTGAAGTAATGAATAAATTTGAAGTTGAAATCTTGCAATCCATCTAATCAAATGCCTTTAAGCTGTCCAACTAGTCCGGTTAAAACCGTCCACTTCTCCAGAGCTACTGCAGAAGAAAGAAATGCTGTTTTGGCAGAATTGATATCATTTTGAGTAACTGCAGAAGGAAATAAAGTTAGTCTATTGCACATTGGAGTTGATCACAAAGACCCAACAAAAGGGTTCATGTATTCTCATATGTGCATTCTCTGTCAGATGACATTACCTGATGATATTAAGGTAGATAATGAGGAATTGAATGTATCCACTTCAGTCTTTTCCTCTGGACTGGAACTCAACTGTGAAAAGGACAAAGCAGAATGATAAACATTTAGAGAAAACAACTTGAGAATGCTAGCTAGTACTATCAAAGAATTCCTGCCAAAATTGAAATGACCTTAGCGAATGCTTCATTAACTTTCTGCTGCCAATCATTTTTATTGCGTGGACTAAGAACTGAACTTGCCGCCGAGAGATCATTATTCTCAATAGCTTGGCCTACTTTACTCAACTTGTATATAAGATCTTGCAGGTACTCTGCAAAGAGAGGATGCATTCACATTTGACATTTCTAGTTGTAACTAAATTGGAATTAAAGAAGTTCCaagaaaattgaaaatgaaaatgaaagaacccaagaaattgatcaagataACCATTACCTTTTTCATTGCCGGCAGAACTGATTATTTCTTGTTGCTCTAATCTCTTCTTTCTATCTTGCTTCACCTTTTCTAAGAGTTCTAAATCGTCATCTGCCTCTAAGATAGCGGCATTAGCACCAAGGAGACCATTACCAGTTAAGAGTAGGGAGAAAGTGGCAGTGAGAGAGAAAGCTAAGTTTCTTTTAGTTAGAGTTGGAGTTTGAGATGTTGCCTTGCAGAGAGTTACTTTCAGAGATGAAGAGGAAGTCCTGACATTTTGTGTGGCTATTGCTGTTGATGATGTTAAGGAAGATGAAGATAGAAGAGAAGGGAGGAATAAAGTTTTTGCAGTAGAGAGAAAAGCAGTTGCCATTTTTTCTTCTGTTCTTCTTTGAGGAGGAGAGCTACTGGCAGTTTAGAAGATAAGATGGGATTCTGCTATCCGTTATAGAGTAATTTCTTACAACTCTAAGGGATATTTTGGTCTCACATTAATTATTGGGCCGACCGACTGGAGGGCTcgaagggagggagtcccttttatggcatttttttgtgaatcgaaaccTCACATAaatttgcaatttcataaaaagattttgatagtgtgcacttgataataccAAAATATCCCTCTCATTTAGTCGAATTACTATCCTTATGTATCATATTTTTTAAGGGTATAATTGTcaaccaaactttaatataacatatctaaaaatccgtgcctcagaattttacaaattttatctcggtggaaaggttataaaaaaatctacgcaatgagtataaacaacaatattaaatttaaagtttttacgaaaaattcggaggtatttGTCGTTTTAGGCACAATTATTAAAAAATATATGTATACtctatccattatgcaaaccaccacaaataatacataaaactttatgtagtcatattttggtttatgcatctaaCTAaatttccgttgcaactaataaaacgatatactccctccgtttctgttACAAATTGTTatttgtttcgttttttttttggtcGGTCCTCCCCACCGTGACAGCGGTATTCTAGTCTATTAGTTTCTCAGCTGTAGGAAGACTCTAAATAAGGTTTTTCCACTGTCCATGACAAATTTAAATGCATTTTCCCTTTAAATGAATTTGCATTTACCATATTTAATTACATGTAAAAAATTTACCTAATTAACTGGtccaaataaaatttaaatatttTGACTAATTTTCGTAGAACTTCTCCAGTGGCGGATGTGGTCGGTTTCTATCAAGAACTTTTTTATTTCATAATATTTGCATATATCAAAGAGAGAATAAGGAGATATTACATTATTTATTTTACAGACTTTCTTGACAGACTGTTTATCAGGACAACTAACAAGATAAaaggaaaatatataaaatataacagTAAGCACAAGAGAGGGCGCTGAGATTGGACGGTAACACACCAAAACTTGTCAAAGAATATTCATTTTGTAAGAATATCTGCTCTCTAATCTTCAATGGAATATATGTATTTGAAACAAGCTTGTTTATAACTACAAGCTCTTTAACAACGTGAAATACAATATTTATATGCGTCATTTTACTATGAAAAATGAGATTCTTAGTTAAATAAGTAGCTCCTAAATTATCACACCAAAAAACAAGTGGAGAAAAAACTGCAAATAAAGTTTTGAAAGAAAAGATTGAATCTAAAGTAGCTCCGAAATAACATTTGACGAAGCCCTATATTCAGACTTATTACTAGATCTAAATGTAGTCTTTTGTTTTCCGGAACACCAAGAAATTAAATTTCCCCCCCAAAAAAAAGCCACTTGTTGATCTCTTATCCAGATAATCTCCAGTCCAATCTGCATCAGAATATGCTTGAAGATGTAAAGAAGTTGCTCTCCTAAACTGCAAACCATATCCTAAAGTACCACTGAGATATCTCAAAATTCTTTTGATTCCAATCAAATCATCCTCAGTTGGAGCCTCCATTTTCTGACAAGCTCTGTTAACAAAAGAGGAAATGCCAGGTCTTGTAACTGTTGCATATTGTAAAGCACCAGTTGTAATTCTACACAAAGAAGTATCGGCAAATAAAGGAGAAGTGTCAATAACATTAGAAGCAGCAAACATAGGA encodes:
- the LOC113348360 gene encoding thylakoid lumenal 16.5 kDa protein, chloroplastic-like translates to MATAFLSTAKTLFLPSLLSSSSLTSSTAIATQNVRTSSSSLKVTLCKATSQTPTLTKRNLAFSLTATFSLLLTGNGLLGANAAILEADDDLELLEKVKQDRKKRLEQQEIISSAGNEKEYLQDLIYKLSKVGQAIENNDLSAASSVLSPRNKNDWQQKVNEAFAKLSSSPEEKTEVDTFNSSLSTLISSVTQNDINSAKTAFLSSAVALEKWTVLTGLVGQLKGI
- the LOC113351594 gene encoding uncharacterized protein LOC113351594; this translates as MDFKNLKAISLKKIKVNSTESFNNVGNLRFFLDIKVTYYDVGIHLNHKYYVSNLLKKTNTDNAKSVSIPMFAASNVIDTSPLFADTSLCRITTGALQYATVTRPGISSFVNRACQKMEAPTEDDLIGIKRILRYLSGTLGYGLQFRRATSLHLQAYSDADWTGDYLDKRSTSGFFLGGKFNFLVFRKTKDYI